In Methanosarcina barkeri MS, a single window of DNA contains:
- a CDS encoding lysylphosphatidylglycerol synthase transmembrane domain-containing protein, with protein sequence MNQGILKKAIVILLLLTVGVFLVHAYWTEIVSVLGESLKMLAETRIRYVILAFLVYLLSVYLFAVRWQQVLSSIGHNLKATDLLPILFGAIFVNNLTPANRTGGEPLRMLWVNKRFGISYTDAFITILFERLVEAIPIILLLFYVLYFVPSLDIKFLPLKNILTLNSTYLFLLASLATGILIWIFRERFTVLLKDIKQNWKKLHKSFIPALLLSSGVWILDIVRLQLIALALNLNLSLHIIASVSILYLLLGLLPITPGGLGIVEGGLISLLLYFGLSLASSGSFVFLERFISFGLSSLIGFLYLFYYGGSEIWKNIKLQ encoded by the coding sequence TTGAATCAGGGAATATTGAAGAAAGCCATTGTAATTCTCTTACTACTTACAGTTGGAGTATTTCTGGTCCATGCCTACTGGACAGAGATTGTATCTGTTCTTGGAGAGAGCTTGAAAATGCTCGCTGAAACACGGATTCGATATGTTATTTTGGCGTTCTTAGTTTACCTGTTGAGTGTGTACTTATTTGCAGTCCGCTGGCAGCAGGTACTCTCCTCCATTGGCCACAATCTTAAAGCCACAGATCTTCTTCCCATTCTTTTCGGAGCAATTTTTGTGAATAATCTAACTCCAGCGAACCGGACAGGAGGTGAACCCCTGCGGATGTTATGGGTTAACAAACGCTTTGGGATAAGTTATACCGATGCTTTCATAACGATCCTCTTTGAAAGGCTCGTTGAAGCGATTCCCATTATCCTGCTCTTATTCTACGTGCTATATTTCGTTCCTTCTCTAGATATTAAATTCCTGCCTCTGAAAAATATCCTGACATTAAATTCAACTTATCTGTTTCTCCTTGCCTCCCTTGCAACTGGAATACTCATATGGATTTTCCGGGAAAGATTTACTGTCCTTCTTAAAGATATAAAGCAAAACTGGAAAAAACTTCATAAATCTTTTATTCCTGCTCTCCTATTATCTTCTGGGGTCTGGATTCTGGATATAGTACGACTTCAACTGATCGCCCTGGCTCTAAATCTTAATCTTTCTCTGCATATTATCGCATCAGTTTCAATCTTGTATCTCCTGCTCGGACTCCTGCCAATAACTCCTGGAGGGCTTGGAATCGTTGAAGGAGGATTGATTTCCCTGCTTCTATATTTTGGGTTATCGCTTGCTTCTTCAGGAAGTTTCGTTTTTCTGGAACGTTTTATCTCTTTTGGACTGAGCAGTCTGATAGGATTCCTTTACCTGTTTTATTACGGAGGATCTGAGATATGGAAAAACATAAAATTGCAATGA
- a CDS encoding NUDIX domain-containing protein: MNLEKPYIVSVYAALRNEKGEFLLLKRSENFHSNPGKWDLPGGKLSRGELLKDAVVREVWEETGISIVLGEIAGYATFELPDKKVIAIIYDGGYVIADVKLSYEHVEHAWSSLEDILEMNDLPAHFKEFFKRFTAENKELPELPI; encoded by the coding sequence ATGAATCTGGAGAAACCTTACATCGTTTCTGTTTATGCCGCTCTACGGAACGAGAAAGGCGAATTCCTGCTTCTCAAGCGGTCGGAAAATTTTCACAGCAATCCGGGGAAATGGGATCTGCCGGGTGGAAAGCTGAGCCGTGGAGAACTTCTTAAAGATGCAGTTGTTCGGGAGGTCTGGGAGGAAACCGGGATTTCAATTGTGCTCGGAGAGATTGCAGGATATGCTACCTTTGAGCTTCCGGACAAAAAAGTAATTGCCATAATATATGATGGAGGATATGTCATTGCTGATGTAAAGTTGAGCTATGAACATGTGGAACATGCATGGAGCTCTCTTGAGGATATTCTGGAAATGAATGATCTTCCCGCTCATTTTAAAGAGTTCTTTAAAAGATTCACTGCAGAAAATAAGGAACTCCCAGAGCTGCCTATTTAA